Proteins from one Carassius gibelio isolate Cgi1373 ecotype wild population from Czech Republic chromosome A25, carGib1.2-hapl.c, whole genome shotgun sequence genomic window:
- the LOC127946945 gene encoding uncharacterized protein C12orf29 homolog isoform X2: MRRLGSVQQKIPCVFLTEVRNEPSRKRDCQFQVVATENVNPAALEADIHCAVATEKIDGTCCYVTTYKGEPYLWARLDRKPTKQADKRFKKYQYSRKTCKGFVWNVDEDFREVPESWIAAHRVQHENGHPVPDEHGHIPGWVPVDHTNKQYCWHASVVNYDSGVALVLKTHREDEGMLEIVSIPLVDLMEQTLELIGTNVNGNPYGLGSKKYPVHVLVPHGVLRIRNPPPVDFQQLYSWFQECQEGRVEGIVWHCDDGTLIKIHRHHLGLKWPVGDSFLNTRAVLVRVDEEPDPDASEKDLFKSFSSINGKLFSCIQDIQFET; encoded by the exons ATGCGGCGCCTGGGTTCAGTGCAGCAGAAGATCCCATGTGTTTTCCTGACAGAAGTGAGAAACGAACCATCCAGAAAACGCGACTGTCAG TTCCAGGTGGTGGCCACTGAGAATGTGAACCCTGCTGCTCTTGAAGCAGATATCCACTGTGCAGTAGCAACTGAGAAGATTGATGGGACATGCTGCTATGTCACTACCTACAAAG GGGAACCATATCTCTGGGCTCGTCTGGATCGGAAACCCACCAAGCAGGCAGATAAGAGATTCAAGAAGTATCAGTATTCGCGGAAGACCTGTAAAG GATTTGTGTGGAACGTAGACGAAGATTTCCGAGAAGTGCCAGAATCCTGGATCGCTGCTCACAGAGTCCAGCATGAGAATGGCCATCCAGTGCCGGACGAACATGGACACATTCCAG GTTGGGTTCCGGTGGATCATACCAACAAGCAGTACTGCTGGCACGCCTCTGTGGTCAACTATGATTCTGGTGTTGCCCTTGTCCTGAAGACACATAGGGAGGATGAAGGGATGCTTGAAATTGTCAGCATTCCTCTAGTAGACCTCATGGAGCAAACCCTTGAGCTGATCGGAACCAACGTTAATGGAAATCCATATG GTTTGGGAAGTAAGAAGTATCCAGTCCATGTTTTGGTGCCCCACGGGGTCCTGCGCATCCGGAACCCTCCTCCAGTGGATTTCCAGCAGCTGTATTCCTGGTTTCAGGAATGCCAAGAGGGGCGAGTGGAGGGAATCGTTTGGCACTGTGATGATGGGACACTGATCAAG ATACACCGCCATCACCTTGGTTTGAAATGGCCTGTCGGTGACAGCTTCCTGAACACCAGAGCTGTGCTTGTCCGCGTAGATGAAGAACCTGATCCAGATGCCTCCGAGAAGGACTTGTTCAAATCGTTTTCCAGCATAAACGGAAAACTCTTCAGCTGCATACAGGACATTCAGTTTGAAACCTGA
- the LOC127946945 gene encoding uncharacterized protein C12orf29 homolog isoform X1, giving the protein MRRLGSVQQKIPCVFLTEVRNEPSRKRDCQQFQVVATENVNPAALEADIHCAVATEKIDGTCCYVTTYKGEPYLWARLDRKPTKQADKRFKKYQYSRKTCKGFVWNVDEDFREVPESWIAAHRVQHENGHPVPDEHGHIPGWVPVDHTNKQYCWHASVVNYDSGVALVLKTHREDEGMLEIVSIPLVDLMEQTLELIGTNVNGNPYGLGSKKYPVHVLVPHGVLRIRNPPPVDFQQLYSWFQECQEGRVEGIVWHCDDGTLIKIHRHHLGLKWPVGDSFLNTRAVLVRVDEEPDPDASEKDLFKSFSSINGKLFSCIQDIQFET; this is encoded by the exons ATGCGGCGCCTGGGTTCAGTGCAGCAGAAGATCCCATGTGTTTTCCTGACAGAAGTGAGAAACGAACCATCCAGAAAACGCGACTGTCAG CAGTTCCAGGTGGTGGCCACTGAGAATGTGAACCCTGCTGCTCTTGAAGCAGATATCCACTGTGCAGTAGCAACTGAGAAGATTGATGGGACATGCTGCTATGTCACTACCTACAAAG GGGAACCATATCTCTGGGCTCGTCTGGATCGGAAACCCACCAAGCAGGCAGATAAGAGATTCAAGAAGTATCAGTATTCGCGGAAGACCTGTAAAG GATTTGTGTGGAACGTAGACGAAGATTTCCGAGAAGTGCCAGAATCCTGGATCGCTGCTCACAGAGTCCAGCATGAGAATGGCCATCCAGTGCCGGACGAACATGGACACATTCCAG GTTGGGTTCCGGTGGATCATACCAACAAGCAGTACTGCTGGCACGCCTCTGTGGTCAACTATGATTCTGGTGTTGCCCTTGTCCTGAAGACACATAGGGAGGATGAAGGGATGCTTGAAATTGTCAGCATTCCTCTAGTAGACCTCATGGAGCAAACCCTTGAGCTGATCGGAACCAACGTTAATGGAAATCCATATG GTTTGGGAAGTAAGAAGTATCCAGTCCATGTTTTGGTGCCCCACGGGGTCCTGCGCATCCGGAACCCTCCTCCAGTGGATTTCCAGCAGCTGTATTCCTGGTTTCAGGAATGCCAAGAGGGGCGAGTGGAGGGAATCGTTTGGCACTGTGATGATGGGACACTGATCAAG ATACACCGCCATCACCTTGGTTTGAAATGGCCTGTCGGTGACAGCTTCCTGAACACCAGAGCTGTGCTTGTCCGCGTAGATGAAGAACCTGATCCAGATGCCTCCGAGAAGGACTTGTTCAAATCGTTTTCCAGCATAAACGGAAAACTCTTCAGCTGCATACAGGACATTCAGTTTGAAACCTGA